The Elaeis guineensis isolate ETL-2024a chromosome 13, EG11, whole genome shotgun sequence genome includes a region encoding these proteins:
- the LOC105033138 gene encoding photosystem II 5 kDa protein, chloroplastic, with the protein MASLTMMASFLGGVSVAERPASISHRRNLVVTKAAAKAQGQEMAKPAGCDGHDDKGSSRRAAMLAVAAAAACAIGTSQGMAIAGEEPKRGTPEARKLYAPVCVTMPTARICNK; encoded by the coding sequence ATGGCATCACTCACCATGATGGCTTCTTTCTTGGGCGGCGTCAGCGTAGCTGAACGGCCCGCATCGATCAGCCACCGCCGGAACCTCGTCGTGACCAAGGCGGCCGCCAAGGCCCAAGGCCAAGAGATGGCAAAGCCGGCCGGCTGCGACGGCCATGACGACAAGGGAAGCAGTAGGAGGGCTGCGATGCTTGCGGTCGCAGCTGCTGCAGCATGTGCTATAGGGACCAGTCAAGGGATGGCGATCGCCGGCGAGGAACCGAAGCGGGGAACACCAGAGGCCAGGAAGCTCTACGCTCCTGTCTGCGTGACCATGCCGACGGCGAGGATTTGCAACAAGTGA